The Anabaena sp. WA102 genome contains a region encoding:
- a CDS encoding SDR family NAD(P)-dependent oxidoreductase, translating to MSFSLDGHVALVTGSSAGLGKAIALKLGQAGAKVAINYSNNESRAKQALAELEQQGCQAILVRGDVTQEEDVAAIYEAIASQLGAVDILVLNATGNQPQIPFEEYTWQDFQTMLDFFIKSPYLLTRICLPSMKQKQWGRIINISSDVCFRSVNNFSAYVTAKNGQLGFTRSMATELAPFGITVNAVAPGWIPVERHENVPQEKKDAYQVRIPMQQWGTPQDITEAVLYFASHESRFVTGQYLCINGGFTLM from the coding sequence ATGTCATTTTCTTTAGATGGTCATGTGGCCTTAGTTACAGGAAGTTCTGCTGGTTTAGGGAAAGCGATCGCTCTCAAATTGGGACAAGCAGGTGCTAAGGTAGCAATCAATTACAGCAATAACGAATCACGGGCTAAACAGGCTTTAGCTGAACTTGAACAACAAGGTTGCCAAGCTATTTTGGTTCGTGGGGATGTTACCCAAGAAGAAGATGTAGCAGCAATTTATGAAGCGATCGCCTCTCAACTGGGTGCAGTAGATATTTTGGTGTTAAATGCCACAGGAAACCAACCCCAGATCCCCTTTGAGGAATACACCTGGCAAGATTTCCAAACCATGCTGGATTTTTTTATCAAAAGTCCCTACTTATTAACTCGTATTTGTTTACCCTCCATGAAACAAAAACAATGGGGACGAATTATTAATATTAGTAGTGACGTTTGTTTCCGCTCAGTTAATAACTTCAGTGCTTACGTTACTGCCAAAAATGGACAACTGGGATTTACACGCAGCATGGCCACCGAATTAGCGCCTTTTGGTATTACAGTTAATGCAGTTGCTCCCGGTTGGATACCCGTAGAACGCCATGAAAACGTTCCTCAAGAAAAAAAAGACGCTTACCAAGTCAGAATTCCCATGCAGCAATGGGGTACTCCACAGGATATTACTGAAGCAGTGCTTTATTTCGCCAGTCATGAGTCCAGATTTGTTACAGGGCAATATTTATGTATTAACGGTGGCTTTACTCTTATGTAA
- a CDS encoding HAD-IIB family hydrolase has translation MYKHYMKYCKHNIKLLPSVPEPKYVVFTDFDETYLAHQNREDYKNDLKELEEYLLNETYQKQIFFGWVTGSSLTSVFDKINKCGLTLLPHFIASSLGTELIYFNQNQYAEKDKIWENNLMKTGFSENLVNNLVSFLKLDNIHLTPQPQIADCPFLKNYYYHQQNDLIDNQAILKIKELVKKAGIQVNISQANPLSGDPNNCYDVDFIPSGTGKKHIVNFILQQTNVSYQNSIAFGESGNDIEMLQTVRHGYLVGNATSEARKLHFQIAENEYAKGILSVLKTLIK, from the coding sequence ATGTATAAGCATTATATGAAATATTGCAAACATAATATAAAACTGTTACCTTCTGTCCCAGAACCAAAATACGTTGTTTTTACAGATTTTGATGAAACTTATCTTGCTCATCAAAATAGAGAGGATTATAAAAATGATCTCAAAGAACTTGAGGAGTATTTATTAAATGAAACATATCAGAAACAAATCTTTTTTGGTTGGGTTACTGGTAGTAGTTTAACTTCAGTTTTTGATAAAATAAATAAATGTGGTTTGACATTATTACCTCATTTTATTGCTAGTAGTTTAGGGACTGAACTAATCTACTTCAATCAAAACCAATACGCTGAAAAAGATAAAATATGGGAAAACAATCTCATGAAAACTGGATTCTCTGAGAATTTAGTTAATAACTTAGTTAGTTTTTTAAAATTAGATAATATACACTTGACACCACAACCTCAAATAGCAGATTGTCCTTTTTTAAAGAATTACTATTACCATCAACAAAATGATCTAATTGATAATCAGGCAATTTTGAAGATAAAAGAGTTAGTGAAAAAAGCTGGTATTCAAGTAAATATTAGTCAAGCAAATCCTTTATCTGGAGATCCAAACAATTGCTATGATGTTGATTTTATCCCATCAGGGACAGGTAAAAAACATATAGTTAATTTTATTTTACAGCAGACAAATGTAAGTTATCAAAACTCCATAGCTTTTGGTGAAAGTGGTAATGATATTGAAATGCTGCAAACTGTTAGACATGGTTATTTAGTTGGAAATGCAACCAGCGAAGCTAGGAAATTACATTTTCAAATAGCAGAAAATGAATATGCTAAAGGAATATTATCTGTATTAAAAACACTTATTAAATAA
- a CDS encoding DUF3685 domain-containing protein codes for MSDRLLQFLLIDPDPIFRLGLKVTLEAIPNLQVIADVATDTAALQVLAQVNSQQIKLIILELGNEQLGLQFCKQLKALYPHIPILLLSSKSQPEMLIAAKAIGINGYCPKGISISQLVPILQEVANGGYYWFTEPVIINSPLPFAKLRNNLQNSGINNIDQAINLVTEKLKIPGIPLLNKAILAGQRRELLAARWVVNHLLTIPKERQKPPPENQLLSFSIQNQDNIIKLDADVRPSINIPPIVSSRQLQSELFTLCLNKLQFSLENLTNTPLEIDILRENKKRELLYIILRKFFTQVEEIHTFNFDKNQLFNLQNQISLDLWKFAITEFFGNYSRIILDKQEINLVKFLLDKNTDLQTEIINKVPLLFELLSYLLLLTDLYIDNVSYPAGTKESQSQALLILENLLIHIANAVIQPLLNNLADEESIKQNFYNWQMISTREIEKFRNNLSWKYQLYQYITEAQTIFESRYEFFVFSPRGITKISIYAPRNQELAQLSGIPLGVTLILEFRDAISPRIQSLVGFLGTGIVFVLTQIVGKGLGLVGRGILQGIGSVSLSEKGQRKNR; via the coding sequence ATGAGCGATCGCCTTTTACAATTCTTATTAATTGACCCAGATCCAATTTTCCGTTTAGGACTAAAGGTAACACTGGAAGCTATTCCTAATTTACAAGTTATAGCAGACGTTGCCACAGATACCGCAGCTTTACAGGTTTTAGCGCAAGTAAATTCTCAGCAAATTAAATTAATCATTTTAGAATTAGGGAATGAACAATTGGGTTTGCAGTTCTGTAAACAACTAAAAGCTTTATATCCCCACATACCTATATTACTTTTAAGTTCAAAATCCCAACCAGAAATGCTCATTGCGGCAAAAGCAATAGGAATAAATGGTTATTGTCCTAAAGGGATATCAATTTCTCAATTAGTCCCCATTCTTCAAGAAGTTGCTAATGGTGGTTATTATTGGTTCACAGAACCAGTAATCATTAATTCTCCTTTGCCATTTGCGAAGTTGCGAAATAATTTACAAAATTCAGGAATTAATAATATTGATCAAGCTATTAATCTAGTCACAGAAAAATTAAAAATACCAGGAATACCTTTATTAAATAAAGCAATTTTAGCAGGACAGCGACGCGAACTTCTAGCCGCTCGCTGGGTTGTTAATCACTTATTGACAATACCGAAAGAAAGACAAAAACCACCCCCAGAAAACCAATTACTATCCTTCAGTATTCAGAATCAGGATAATATCATTAAACTAGATGCGGATGTAAGACCATCAATTAATATACCACCTATAGTTAGTTCTCGACAACTGCAATCTGAATTATTTACTTTATGTTTAAATAAATTGCAATTTTCTTTAGAAAATCTTACTAATACACCTTTAGAAATTGATATTCTCCGAGAAAATAAAAAGCGAGAGTTGCTTTATATTATTCTGAGGAAATTTTTTACCCAGGTGGAAGAAATACATACTTTTAATTTCGATAAAAATCAGCTATTTAATTTACAAAATCAGATTTCTCTAGATTTATGGAAATTTGCTATTACGGAATTTTTTGGTAATTATTCTCGGATTATTTTAGACAAACAAGAAATAAATTTAGTTAAGTTTTTATTAGATAAAAATACAGATTTGCAAACAGAAATTATTAATAAAGTGCCGTTATTATTTGAGTTATTGTCTTATTTACTATTACTGACAGATTTATATATTGATAATGTTTCTTACCCAGCAGGAACTAAAGAATCTCAATCACAAGCATTATTAATTTTAGAGAATTTATTGATTCATATAGCTAATGCTGTAATTCAACCATTACTAAATAACTTAGCAGATGAGGAAAGTATTAAACAAAATTTTTATAACTGGCAAATGATTTCTACTAGGGAAATTGAGAAGTTCAGAAATAATCTATCTTGGAAATATCAATTATATCAATATATAACTGAAGCACAAACTATTTTTGAAAGTCGCTATGAGTTCTTTGTTTTCTCCCCCCGTGGAATTACGAAAATATCAATTTATGCTCCTCGAAATCAAGAATTAGCTCAACTTTCCGGTATTCCTTTAGGGGTAACATTAATACTGGAATTTCGGGATGCTATTTCTCCACGTATCCAATCATTGGTAGGGTTTTTAGGAACTGGAATTGTTTTCGTCCTTACTCAAATAGTCGGTAAGGGTTTAGGTTTAGTTGGTAGAGGTATTTTGCAAGGAATTGGTAGTGTTTCTTTGTCAGAAAAAGGACAACGGAAGAATAGGTAA
- a CDS encoding Fur family transcriptional regulator: protein MYKQGSCLKPIRSLEDALDRCQMLGMRVSRQRRFILELLWQVKEHLSAREIYDRLNKEGKEIGHTSVYQNLEALSSQSIIECIEHGDGRLYGNNSDSHSHVNCIDTNQILDVQIELPEELLRQVEAQTGIKISEYTINFYGYRDKVND, encoded by the coding sequence ATGTACAAGCAAGGAAGTTGTCTTAAACCTATTCGTTCCTTAGAAGATGCTTTGGATAGGTGTCAAATGTTGGGAATGCGTGTCAGTCGTCAGCGACGCTTTATACTGGAGTTGCTTTGGCAAGTGAAAGAGCATCTTTCTGCTAGGGAGATTTATGATCGACTCAATAAAGAAGGTAAAGAAATTGGACATACTTCGGTATATCAAAATCTAGAAGCTTTATCTAGCCAGAGTATTATAGAGTGTATTGAACATGGTGATGGACGATTATATGGAAATAATAGTGATTCCCATAGTCATGTTAACTGTATAGATACAAATCAGATTTTAGATGTGCAGATAGAATTACCCGAAGAGTTGTTACGTCAAGTAGAAGCACAGACAGGAATTAAGATTTCTGAATATACAATTAACTTTTATGGTTATCGTGACAAAGTGAATGATTAG
- a CDS encoding CRR6 family NdhI maturation factor, giving the protein MTITITLNNDSIYSLDVSPALMVIEPLLQAGNICSYEQQLRLEINYEQEENDPRELSEIPEVRLWFVRLDAKYPWLPFLLDWKAGELSRYAAMLVPHQFSSKEGIQYNPEALEIFLMHKIFILSDWLYKQDIVSPSRLKSLAQILGYELDDAFFEMIEKTN; this is encoded by the coding sequence ATGACAATCACAATCACCCTCAACAACGATTCTATTTATAGTTTAGATGTATCACCTGCCTTAATGGTGATTGAACCACTGCTGCAAGCAGGAAATATTTGCTCCTATGAACAGCAACTACGTCTAGAAATTAATTATGAACAGGAAGAAAATGATCCACGGGAGTTATCGGAAATTCCCGAGGTAAGACTATGGTTTGTGCGTCTTGATGCCAAGTATCCTTGGTTACCATTTTTACTAGACTGGAAAGCCGGAGAATTATCTAGATACGCAGCAATGTTAGTACCTCATCAGTTTAGTTCTAAAGAAGGTATCCAGTACAACCCCGAAGCCTTAGAAATATTTTTGATGCACAAAATCTTTATTTTAAGTGATTGGTTGTACAAACAAGATATTGTTAGTCCATCTCGACTCAAATCCTTAGCGCAAATTCTGGGCTATGAATTAGATGATGCTTTCTTTGAAATGATTGAAAAAACTAATTAA
- a CDS encoding glycosyltransferase family 9 protein codes for MRVVTLVPGSIDNQILFFATLDDLKRYYPDAQIDVIVEPQSKAAYRVSKSVHDVLTFDYKDRNSLADWGNLVGMIRDREYDVAIIVGQSWLVGLLMWLTGIPTRIGYQGQGAVFLTNHITPNLSQYVAKVYHDLLKPLKINTPCPPLSVNVPKVDIEWAQGEQKRLGVSESGFILINAGGSNLDTTYPVESWQKIIAACQEKQPDLPVVVIKEADNESFVRSILEHCHNIKVTSPDDIGKLTAIIGGASLMLSVENSLLQLSIAVETYTIALLNSTDSEKLLPTSEKVLAITSPTGKLADIAPQIVLEKIWGS; via the coding sequence ATGCGTGTAGTAACCCTTGTACCTGGTTCAATTGATAACCAAATTCTTTTTTTTGCCACTCTTGATGATCTTAAGCGTTATTATCCCGACGCGCAGATAGATGTCATTGTCGAACCCCAGTCAAAGGCTGCTTACCGAGTAAGCAAGTCAGTTCATGATGTATTAACTTTTGACTACAAAGATCGTAATAGTTTGGCTGATTGGGGTAACTTAGTTGGCATGATCCGCGATCGTGAGTATGATGTCGCTATTATTGTTGGACAAAGTTGGTTAGTAGGCTTGCTAATGTGGTTAACAGGAATCCCCACACGCATTGGCTATCAAGGACAAGGTGCGGTTTTTCTCACTAATCACATTACACCCAACCTATCCCAATATGTGGCAAAAGTGTACCATGACCTACTCAAACCTTTAAAGATTAATACTCCTTGTCCACCACTATCAGTAAATGTGCCAAAAGTAGACATCGAATGGGCGCAAGGAGAACAAAAACGTTTAGGCGTAAGTGAATCAGGTTTTATTCTCATCAATGCTGGTGGATCTAATTTAGATACAACCTACCCTGTAGAAAGTTGGCAAAAAATCATTGCAGCTTGCCAAGAAAAACAACCAGATTTACCCGTTGTTGTCATTAAAGAAGCTGATAATGAGTCGTTTGTGCGTTCAATTTTAGAACATTGTCACAATATTAAAGTTACTTCCCCCGATGATATTGGCAAACTAACCGCCATCATTGGTGGCGCTAGTTTAATGTTGTCTGTAGAAAATAGTCTTCTGCAATTGAGTATAGCAGTAGAAACATATACAATAGCTTTGCTAAATTCTACGGACTCAGAAAAATTATTACCCACAAGTGAAAAAGTCTTAGCTATTACCTCACCCACTGGAAAACTAGCAGATATTGCGCCCCAAATAGTCTTAGAAAAAATTTGGGGAAGTTAA
- the ispD gene encoding 2-C-methyl-D-erythritol 4-phosphate cytidylyltransferase has product MHLLIPAAGSGKRMGADRNKLLLQVRSKPLIAWTLLAAEAASSISWIGIVSQPQDWDKFKSIIAELKLKKTIELISGGSTRQESVYNGLQALPNNAGQVLIHDGARCLATPDLFNACSEAILNCSGLIAAVPVKDTIKVVDDNGIIKSTPERKQLWAAQTPQGFDVKLLKQCHAEGVRQGWEVTDDAALFEKCGIEVRIVSGEETNLKITTPQDLAIAEFILSYRE; this is encoded by the coding sequence GTGCATTTACTAATTCCCGCTGCTGGAAGTGGCAAAAGAATGGGCGCTGATCGTAATAAACTTTTATTACAGGTACGTTCAAAACCATTGATTGCTTGGACTTTGTTGGCAGCAGAAGCCGCAAGTTCTATTAGTTGGATAGGAATTGTTTCTCAACCTCAAGATTGGGACAAGTTCAAGTCTATTATCGCTGAATTAAAGCTAAAAAAAACAATAGAATTAATTTCTGGTGGTTCTACTCGTCAAGAGTCAGTTTATAATGGCTTACAGGCATTACCAAATAATGCGGGACAGGTATTAATCCATGATGGCGCTCGTTGTTTGGCAACACCAGATTTATTTAATGCTTGTTCTGAAGCAATTCTCAATTGTTCTGGTTTAATTGCGGCTGTACCTGTTAAAGATACCATTAAAGTTGTTGATGACAATGGCATAATTAAAAGTACACCAGAACGTAAACAACTTTGGGCGGCTCAAACCCCCCAAGGGTTCGATGTCAAATTGTTAAAACAGTGCCATGCTGAAGGTGTCCGTCAAGGTTGGGAAGTGACTGATGATGCGGCTTTGTTTGAAAAATGCGGTATTGAAGTGAGGATAGTTTCGGGGGAAGAGACTAATTTGAAAATTACTACTCCTCAAGATTTAGCGATCGCAGAATTTATACTTAGTTATAGAGAATAA
- the scpB gene encoding SMC-Scp complex subunit ScpB: MPKNIPIVGKIEAILYLKGKPLSLSEIAEYAKCDRFAAEEGIIELIENYSRQDTALEVVETEHGYSLQLRSEFHDLVQAIIPVELGVGALRTLAAIALHNPILQSELINLRGSGAYQHVQELVESGFVRKRRESDSRSFSLQITPKFHQYFQIEQLPQILAIPDKEQQLELELEGLEAEEGTIQN, encoded by the coding sequence ATGCCCAAGAATATACCTATAGTAGGCAAAATAGAAGCGATTCTTTATTTAAAGGGTAAACCCTTATCACTAAGTGAAATTGCTGAATATGCGAAATGCGATCGCTTCGCAGCAGAAGAAGGAATTATCGAACTAATTGAGAATTATTCCCGTCAAGACACAGCTTTAGAAGTCGTAGAAACTGAACATGGTTATAGTTTACAACTGCGGTCAGAATTTCATGATTTAGTGCAAGCTATAATACCAGTAGAATTGGGAGTTGGGGCATTACGGACATTAGCAGCGATCGCCCTCCATAATCCCATATTGCAAAGTGAATTGATTAATTTACGGGGTTCAGGAGCTTATCAGCACGTTCAAGAATTAGTAGAATCCGGTTTCGTCCGCAAACGCCGAGAAAGTGATTCTCGCTCCTTTTCTCTGCAAATAACACCAAAATTTCATCAGTATTTTCAAATCGAACAACTACCCCAAATTTTGGCAATTCCAGACAAAGAACAGCAACTAGAACTGGAGTTAGAAGGATTAGAGGCAGAGGAGGGAACAATTCAAAATTAA
- a CDS encoding DUF760 domain-containing protein, with protein sequence MVFDPDFLQDDSEQHPNQLLNDRFGDNPNQLLKYLQHQSPEVLARVAQAVSPEIKQIISQNVQGLVGVIPTEHFNVQITTDRENLAGILASAMMTGYFLRQMEQRMQLEHLSNQ encoded by the coding sequence ATGGTGTTTGATCCTGACTTTTTGCAAGACGACTCTGAGCAACACCCTAATCAACTTCTGAATGATCGCTTTGGGGACAACCCAAACCAATTACTGAAATATTTACAGCATCAATCTCCTGAAGTTTTAGCCCGTGTAGCCCAAGCTGTCAGCCCCGAAATTAAACAAATCATTTCCCAGAATGTCCAAGGACTCGTGGGAGTGATACCGACAGAACATTTTAATGTGCAAATTACAACAGACCGGGAAAATCTAGCGGGAATACTAGCATCAGCAATGATGACAGGTTATTTTCTCCGCCAAATGGAACAGAGAATGCAATTGGAACATTTATCCAATCAATAG
- a CDS encoding HhoA/HhoB/HtrA family serine endopeptidase, with protein sequence MNVSWKQLAVYLGLVVIGSGGGVFVSRYFWTHNLSFQELKNVAVTLPAESAAPQPVNGILNTSGSDNINFIATAVGRVGPAVVRINAIRKVSNPMTEALKNPLFRHFFKEDEQPIPSEKVERGTGSGFILSEDGKLLTNAHVVADTDTVQVTLKDGRSFEGKVVGVDTVTDIAAVKISAHKLPIVKLGNSQNLIPGQWAIAIGNPLGLDNTVTIGIISATDRTSAQVGVPNKRVSFIQTDAAINPGNSGGPLLNAQGQVIGVNTAIRADAQGLGFAIPIETAFRVANELFTTGEVAHPFLGIEMIDISTTTKERLKAEDQLNIQPDVGIVIRKVMEKSPAQIGGLLPGDVIQKVNGKQIKIAAQVQKIVESSSVGDILTIEVNRNGKTQIFKVRSGNYKGNAENP encoded by the coding sequence ATGAATGTATCTTGGAAGCAACTGGCTGTTTATCTAGGTTTGGTGGTAATTGGCTCTGGTGGTGGTGTATTTGTTAGTCGTTATTTTTGGACGCACAATCTTTCATTTCAAGAATTAAAAAATGTGGCAGTAACTTTACCTGCTGAATCTGCTGCTCCTCAACCTGTCAATGGCATACTTAACACTTCGGGAAGTGATAATATCAATTTTATCGCCACTGCTGTCGGCAGAGTTGGTCCTGCGGTTGTGCGAATTAATGCAATTCGTAAAGTATCAAATCCGATGACTGAAGCTCTCAAAAATCCCTTATTTCGCCATTTTTTTAAAGAGGATGAACAACCAATCCCCTCAGAAAAAGTTGAGCGAGGGACAGGTTCAGGATTTATACTGAGTGAGGATGGTAAGTTATTAACTAATGCTCATGTAGTGGCAGATACAGACACGGTTCAAGTTACCCTCAAAGATGGGCGGAGTTTTGAGGGGAAGGTGGTAGGGGTTGATACGGTGACAGATATAGCCGCAGTCAAAATTTCCGCCCACAAGTTGCCGATAGTCAAGTTAGGTAATTCACAAAATTTAATTCCTGGACAATGGGCGATCGCTATAGGCAATCCGTTAGGTTTAGATAATACTGTCACTATTGGCATTATCAGTGCCACGGACAGAACTAGCGCCCAAGTAGGCGTTCCTAATAAGCGCGTTAGTTTTATCCAAACAGATGCAGCTATTAATCCTGGCAATTCTGGTGGACCACTCTTAAATGCTCAAGGGCAAGTTATTGGCGTAAATACTGCTATCCGTGCTGATGCTCAAGGACTTGGTTTTGCTATCCCCATTGAAACCGCCTTTCGTGTAGCCAATGAACTATTTACCACAGGAGAAGTTGCTCACCCCTTTCTAGGAATTGAGATGATAGACATTTCCACAACCACAAAAGAGCGACTGAAAGCGGAAGATCAGCTAAACATTCAGCCAGACGTGGGAATTGTTATCAGAAAAGTTATGGAAAAATCACCCGCACAGATAGGAGGATTACTTCCTGGTGACGTGATTCAAAAAGTTAATGGTAAACAAATCAAAATTGCGGCTCAAGTCCAAAAGATAGTCGAATCGAGTAGTGTTGGAGACATTCTTACCATAGAAGTCAACCGCAATGGGAAAACTCAAATCTTTAAGGTTCGTTCGGGAAATTATAAGGGAAATGCCGAAAACCCTTGA
- a CDS encoding LysM peptidoglycan-binding domain-containing M23 family metallopeptidase translates to MKFSYCSLCFLSLFSTLGLLSTLLQLQSANASPGSCPVPVLARIQRHQVNRGETLASIANRYNLSPETIMGINPSVKNGVVSPGTELQILPFNGIVVEVPRNQSWRQIASKYKVRPDTVFEINGCQKTPKFVFLPILPGVTNTTAPTPAAGVIATAPSTPAENITGYPLPSVTEVGLAYGWQYHPVTGDVFFHSGLDLLAPVNTPVAAIASGIVVFAKEQGSYGKLVIINHAGGSQSRYAQLDSIKVTLGQTVNKGDILGSVGTTGQPTSTQPHLHFEMRSNGYLGWEAKNPKEFLK, encoded by the coding sequence ATGAAATTTTCCTATTGTTCACTATGTTTTTTGAGCTTATTTAGCACTTTAGGTTTATTATCCACCTTATTACAATTACAAAGTGCTAATGCTAGTCCAGGGAGTTGTCCTGTTCCCGTCTTAGCTCGTATCCAACGTCATCAAGTTAATCGCGGTGAAACTTTAGCAAGTATAGCTAATCGCTATAATCTATCACCAGAAACCATTATGGGAATCAATCCATCTGTTAAGAATGGGGTGGTAAGTCCAGGTACAGAATTGCAAATTCTTCCTTTTAATGGCATTGTTGTGGAAGTTCCTCGTAATCAAAGCTGGCGACAAATCGCATCTAAATATAAAGTTCGCCCAGATACAGTCTTTGAAATCAATGGTTGTCAGAAAACCCCTAAATTTGTTTTTTTACCAATACTTCCAGGGGTAACTAATACTACTGCCCCTACTCCTGCTGCTGGGGTAATTGCTACGGCACCTAGTACCCCCGCTGAAAACATTACTGGTTATCCCTTGCCAAGTGTTACAGAGGTTGGATTAGCTTATGGTTGGCAATATCACCCGGTAACAGGAGACGTTTTCTTTCATAGTGGCCTAGATTTGTTAGCGCCAGTAAATACTCCTGTGGCAGCGATCGCTTCAGGAATCGTCGTCTTTGCCAAGGAACAAGGTAGTTACGGCAAATTAGTCATTATTAACCACGCAGGTGGCTCACAGAGCCGTTACGCCCAACTTGACAGCATCAAGGTCACGCTCGGTCAAACGGTCAACAAAGGCGATATTTTAGGATCAGTGGGAACTACAGGACAACCAACCTCTACTCAACCCCATCTTCATTTTGAAATGCGTTCTAACGGTTATTTAGGTTGGGAAGCAAAAAATCCCAAGGAGTTTTTAAAGTGA
- a CDS encoding vWA domain-containing protein, whose product MKVQLTSALNDTNVDAAQQSNQRQLSISISAIPAEFEQSLPLNLCLILDQSGSMSGEPMNIVIQAVEQLLDQLKVGDRISIIGFAGTSGVIIPNQIIQDIESIKTQLRAKLKAAGGTVIAEGLSLGITELLKGTKGAVSQAFLLTDGHGDNGLQIWKWQIGPNDNKRCLQLAKKAAKLNLTINTLGFGDDWNPDLLEKIADAGGGTLAYIENPEQAVTQFARLFRRVQSVGLTNAHLLLSLVPVVRLAELKPVAQVAPDTIELPVETDANGTLILRLGDLMKDSERVVLANIYLGQLPEGKQVIGHIQIRYDDPSLNKEGLLSPLVPIYANFTKSYEPALNSQVLNSILLLAKYRQTQLAEAKLELGDRLGAATMLQTAANTALQIGDTCAATVLQVSATRLQAGEELSESDRKKTRMASKTILKE is encoded by the coding sequence ATGAAAGTTCAACTAACATCGGCTCTAAATGATACCAACGTTGATGCTGCCCAACAAAGCAATCAACGTCAACTCTCAATTTCTATTTCCGCTATTCCTGCTGAATTTGAACAAAGTTTACCCTTGAATCTCTGCTTGATTCTCGATCAAAGTGGTTCTATGTCCGGTGAACCCATGAATATCGTCATTCAAGCAGTTGAGCAATTATTGGATCAATTAAAAGTTGGTGACAGGATTTCCATCATCGGTTTTGCTGGCACATCTGGAGTCATTATCCCCAACCAAATCATCCAAGATATTGAAAGCATCAAAACCCAGTTAAGAGCCAAGCTAAAGGCTGCTGGCGGGACTGTCATCGCCGAAGGTTTATCCTTGGGGATTACAGAACTACTCAAAGGCACAAAAGGGGCGGTTTCCCAAGCCTTCCTCCTCACAGATGGTCATGGGGATAACGGGTTACAGATTTGGAAATGGCAAATTGGACCAAATGACAATAAACGTTGTTTGCAACTTGCCAAAAAAGCCGCCAAACTCAACCTGACAATTAACACCCTGGGTTTTGGTGATGACTGGAATCCAGATTTATTGGAAAAGATTGCTGATGCAGGGGGTGGGACTCTAGCTTATATCGAGAACCCAGAGCAAGCTGTAACTCAATTTGCGCGGCTATTTCGGCGGGTACAGTCGGTGGGATTAACAAATGCCCATTTACTCCTATCTTTAGTCCCTGTTGTCCGTCTGGCGGAACTCAAACCCGTTGCCCAAGTTGCGCCAGATACCATTGAATTACCAGTGGAAACCGATGCTAATGGGACTTTAATACTGCGGTTAGGGGACTTGATGAAGGATAGCGAAAGGGTTGTTTTAGCGAATATTTATCTGGGACAATTACCAGAAGGGAAACAAGTCATTGGTCATATTCAAATTCGCTATGATGACCCATCCTTGAATAAAGAGGGTTTACTTTCTCCCTTAGTGCCAATATATGCCAATTTTACCAAGAGTTATGAACCTGCTCTCAATTCCCAGGTGCTAAACTCGATTCTGCTTTTGGCTAAATATCGGCAAACTCAATTAGCTGAGGCAAAATTAGAACTAGGCGATCGCCTTGGTGCTGCCACAATGTTACAAACTGCTGCTAATACCGCCTTACAAATTGGCGATACCTGTGCAGCCACCGTGCTACAAGTTTCAGCAACTCGCTTACAAGCCGGTGAAGAGTTATCGGAGAGCGATCGCAAGAAGACAAGAATGGCATCCAAGACTATTTTGAAAGAATAG